The Anguilla rostrata isolate EN2019 chromosome 1, ASM1855537v3, whole genome shotgun sequence nucleotide sequence ctatGTGAAAGTTAACGCAACTTCTGCAGGGCACAAACTTAagcatgaaatatttttataaactgAAGCATGATTGCTTCTGatttgctgaatttaacagATTGAAAAATCAAACTTAAAATGAGCCATTTAAAGTGTAACACAATGGATAAATGggttatttcaataaaatgaaaacgcTCTTGTTGGTACTTGTCAGTAGTCATTAGTCAGTAGTTACTACTAATAGTAAACTAGCAATGAGTTGCATGCGACTAAACTGTAGACATTAGCAATATATAACATTGCTGACAAAAAGTCTGGCAGGATAATAGTCTTGGTTGTGGACTTGAGACCATCTCACATTATTTATCTAATGTAAGACGCCTTCCCATCGTGCTTGCCCATGAAATTTGGATCATTCAATAGACAAAGCTGTGTTTCCACATACCATCTATCAGAAGTTATTACTTACACAATGCATTAGTATAGGCTACAAACTGAGAAACATGATATCCACGAAGGTGTCACGGCACGGGTAGGGGGGGACCCAAAAgcaggagggggaagaaaaaaaaaaaaaaaaaaaaaaaaaaaactcaaagggaaaattaacaaagactttactaaagaCAGgcaacaagcagggaacagacaaggccgcAAAGGgaaaaacacgaactcaaaaaatatctaaacaaagcagaaaacaagagggactcacaaatacaggcagggcagaacgcAGGAGACAGAGCACAAGGGTAATTCAAACAGGTAggtcaaacaaatacaagtcagaaacaaaacacaaacaggtaaaaaacacaggcaggtacaaagggtctgaaacatcggaaacaaacacaggaacaagaaaatgaaaaaatccaaaaacaccagaACACCAGGGGATAGGCACGAACACATGGATTACGAACAAACAATCAGAACGAaccacaaacaggtaaaaaacgcaggcaggtacaaagggtctgaaacatacgcaagtcgggaacaaacacaagcaggcaggtacatgtaagcCAGGTAACatacacaaggaaccagcaccctattcaagggaacagagaatttaaatagacaaggggtaacaagacacaggtgaactcaaaaaacaatcaaaccagaaggaggggataacaagacacaggtgggaacaatgatggaataacgagacaaccaataatacaattaacaggggggaacaggacacaaaacagaagtgccgccatctggcggcccaacagggaaaacgcagacaggaacaccggaacatgacagaAGGAATAGTCAGCAAACACATGACTATCAAATCCATGTTCTCAGTATCAATATAACTATTAATGCTTTGGTGATTTACTGTTTTCTAACAGGGGCCACAGGGTTATTAAAACATGGTTAGGACGGACTTTAATGTTTAATACACAGATGTATTATTGACAAACCACAGATAAACCAGCTATGTCAACAAATGAagattatttgttttgcttttggcaCTAATCCACGAACGCATCAGTTTAGTTAACCGTATTATAGGAACCCTGGGAGAGTAGTACCACCCTCTCTAGATAAGCAgttttctgtggttttcaggaataatatttttgtcaaaGTGGTCTCCATCATTAGTTGGGAGGGGAGGTACTACCAAGTGAAAATGTTAAACCTGTTTGGGTCTTGTTACCGTTGATACTCAACCTGGATGTGACATCTACTCTACAGTGGTTaactgggttagggttaagtaTGAAAATCCTTCCTCTTTGACCAGTAAAGGCTTTCACAAAGGCAAGTAGTCTGTGAGCATGTGTCAGAAACAGATGTTTCAGTTCTTATGCAGGGCTGGTCAGGTTTGAAATCTCTCTTAATAGTACTGCTGAAATTTGCCTCTATTGGCAAGTAGATTGATTGTGGCCATGAAGACCTGTCAATAAAGCCACTGATAAGGTTCTCTCCTTTGAACTTTGTACCTTAACCCTTTAACTGTCACTCATTGAAATAGGtgatgaaaaaattatttaaccaTAAATACCTATTACTAGAGCACCAAATAACAATGTCTAACAGTTTTTTTCATAACTTGACCCCTTTTTTAGAAATTATAACCATACGGTTGAGATGTCAGTTTATAGTAAAAGATGCTATTCACAAATTGCTATATTTCGgaacatttttcctgaaacacaatcatttaaatctctctttaaaaccttaaaacagtttattgctttttttacaCTCCATCAACATGTTTTTGGCCTGTAAATGTCCCATCAATTACAATGGCTAGGTccacaaatatgtatatattgacATATACTGCATCATATggcatttctgctttaaaatcaGACACTGTTTGATTGTCATTTTATAAGTGTAAACTATTTTGTTTCTATGAACAAAacagtttaaatatgtatgtaaaaaaacattcattccaGGTAtcattgatttgattttgattacATATTTCATGTCGAACAGATCATTAACTACGATTTGGAACAAACATCTGTGTACGTATATGTATAGATACTCCATTGTGTggcatttctgttttataatCAGGCACCGTTTCATACatcgccattttattttaagtataaactcatgaacaaaacttaaaaaactttaaactttaaaaaacacccattgCAGGTATCTGAGTTCATGCTCAGTcctgaacatattttttcaactgATCAGATTTGGAATCTCTTATTCACCtcattttcagctttcatttgagatGATGCGTGACAaagcactgctgtgtgctgtttagACACAGGAAGACTCCGCACTCTGCACACTTCTATCGTGACACCCCCTTTGGGCAGAGTTTGCATCGCCCTCGCTGTGGGCCACAGGCTGGGCGTGTATCAGGCTCACTAAGCTCAGGGATTGGTAGCTCTTCAACTGTATCAACTGTGTGCCTTGGCACATAGTCAGGATCATCCAAGTCCTCATCACTGTCCTCTATGTCTGACTCCTCTGGATCAAGGGGGACCACAGCTTTGCTACCCTTTCCTCTGCCATAGAAAAATTTGGTGTCCATCATTAAGAATGAAACAATACACTGCACTACATGTTTTCCCATAacatatatgtgcatgcacattcgtcgtggcattgttttgacaaccttatgcaacgtcacaacatttatttccgtccagaattgcattctCTTGTATTGACAATGGGAGAGTTGAGCCACTctgtaaagtcttctccagcacatctcgaagactttcaatggggttaaggtcaggactctgtggtggccaattcatgtgtaaaaatgattcctcatgctcccagaacaactctttcacaatttgagcccgatgaatcttggcattgtcgtcctggaatatgcacatgccgtcagggaagaaaaaatccattgatgggataacctggtcattcagtacattcaggtactcagctgacttaattttattgccgcataacgttgctgagcctagacctgaccaactgaagcaaccccagatcataacactgcctccagaggcttgaaacagtgggcactgtccaaaaaaatccaaactgtgactttttttttggccaggcagtgtataatGTAATAGGATAATATTGTGTTttagtaatataatataatttcattgtatttgttcACTTTTTCCACTCAAACATCTTCCTACCACACTAACTACTATGCTAACATCTGCCCTGCATCATGGTCATTTCTACCCTTTACCGACATATCAACCGCACGGTTGagcatgtttttgtaaaattctggcacaatggatttttaacatttttgatatttaatatcatcttcCTATTCGTTAGGGTCTCTTCTATCTGAGAAACATCATGGTTTATCCCTTACCTGCCAAATTCCTGCTTTATGCCCTAATCTTTGGGGAGTGATTTGTGGTGCTGCCTCCGTTGTCAGAGTGGGGAAAGTGCAGGAACTCCTGCTCCACATAGTTGTGTTGAAAAAAGATACCCTTTATGCAAATTGATTAAGGGGGGTTGGAGCCCTACACCAATCAGTATGCTGggcagattattttttttctcataggTTTTTTCACTGTCAAAGTCAGCTCTACCGCATGGTTGAGAAGtcagttaaagggttaaatgtggtctctaaaaaaatctaaatgttttttttttggcggtaTTTGCCCAAAACAGAGTGATAGTTGTTCctaatttgtgtattttattattttctgtaaaaactTTTTACCCTTTCTTTATTGGGTGTGGAAAATGTGAATGCCATTACTGTACATGCTTGCTTCAGCAACACAAGTTCACTGTCCTGAAAATAAAGTGTATCTGAATTGGACTTTGATTACCATTTACAAATGGTGCACTCTGACACCAAATTGATTGAAAAGGAAAGATTGTGGCTCGGCATCAAATGAGATAACCAGACAAACAATTTTATCTGTCTTTACATTTGGGTTATACAATTGTCCTGGAAAGAGATATGGACATAGAAAGAAAGGGTGGGAGACAGGCTGTGAGAGTGAATTGTCTTGTTaacaatgattttatttctctctAGTCCCCTTCAATGTAAGCTATTTCTATCATTCTCTGATTATTAACACTGTCATATGTATGCAATGCTGActgagaaaaaaagtgaaattgagAGATATTTCCATGTATTTGCCAAGTTGTGTGCTCAAAtgacaataaatcatttttaaaaagtccaaAAAATATTCCATTAAGTATATATAAAAGTCTTTTATGAAACAAGAGCTGTATGCtgtacactgctgctgctgaactCATGGCTGTGGAGTTTAAAAGAGAGCAGGGTTCCAGTTTAATAGTCCCAATTTTATTCTTCAGAAGGGACGTTCTCAGTCCCTCTTAATCTGCCCAACTTCGTGGAGGTATGCAACAAACAGCTTGGTTCCCTCTATGTAGTTGTacctaaagaaaaaaagaacatgtttGAGAATGATTCCCGGCAATGTTATGAGAACAAGGATTCTACACTGTCGATttggctgtgtataaaaagccACAGTAACAAACATGTCACCCACTTACTGAGTGAACATTCCCTGAAAGTGTAAAAATGATCTTTGTTTACCATTAGATGGCAAAAGTATACTATTATGGGGAACCTACTGTATGTAGTGAATCATCTGTCCCCCACCACAGATCCttaaagcaatatttttcaaCTAAGGCTCATATTTTCTTAAGACATATTTAGGTAACCTACATGCTATGAGTCTACACTTATATTCTTTCACCAGGAATTACTGGAAATTCAATTCTAAAACTACACTAAATGTGAACAGTCGTGCGCTTTAATGAAGCAGAATAACTGTTTTGCCAACAATGGACTGAGTAAGAATGCATATGGTGGTTGTGAACTGTTCCATGCTGGTCTGGGTCACCTGCTCATTTTCTCGTTCTGGGAGTGCAGGCCATCATCAAAGCCCCCAATGGGCAACATAATGATGCTCTTCCTGGTCACATCCTGGAAAGTCTTGGCAATCGGAATCGTGCCCCCTTCACGGATCATGTCTGGGTCCACTTTAAACACTGCAGGGATGAGATCACCATCACTATCATCACCGTCACAATGAACTAGCAGATGATACCCAAcaatgatgatgttgatgatgatggcaATACCCATACAATTTATGATCATAATCACTaatcattatgacatcatactACAGACAACAATGAGAAGAAGATGATGAACCAATGATGAGCCACATAGGGTATGAAATGGGAGGATCCTGTGATGACACCAACATGGCTGTAGCTCATCTCACCTTTCTTCACGGCTTCTTTCCCCGCGTCGTACAGAGGGTGCTGGGTGTCGGCCAGCCAGGGCTTGGCCCCGATGACCATAGTTACTTTCAGCTTATTGGGACTCTTCCGTCTGCCAAAAACTGCATTCAGGTAGTCCGTCACCTGCAATACGCCCATTCGCATTTTCAGAAGTTGTTCCCCTCAAGTCCTTATTTTAGTTAATCCTTTTTTTGCTTGGATATATGTCCGTCTTGTGAGACGAAAAGACATTCTGTTCCTGTAATGAGCTCTGGCAGTACTTGTTGAAGAGATGAATTGTTAgtattttcagaataaaatccACATCTTTGTTGTGTGCATAGTTTGTAGATTATGACTTATGAAGGAGACAATATGTTTAAATGTGGGTTCTTTGACCATAGTCTATATGACACATTTCAAATTGATCTGTTCTGTTGATGTGATCATCAGCACATGCTGGTTCTTCTCTCTTCTGCCCCCCAGTCATCAAATTTAATAACAATAGATAATAACAAATATAATATCAAAACATATAGCCTTATATATAATCAATGCAAGTTGTTCTGGTGACTAATATTACGGAAAGGTTCTACTACCTCTCGGAAGAAACACCAGATCATAAACTAGTAAGGACCTGGAGTGGATACACCACACCAGAGATACCATTGTGATTTTGAGTAAAAGTTTGAATATCCTGAgtttgcagtaaaataaaaatagccatCTGTGCTGTTTAATTTTAACTATGAATGTAGCTATTGCAAGTAGCTAATTTGAGCAATTAATACAATATCTTAAGTAGTAGTTCTTGAGGCTTCCCGGTTTGGGATTTTGATTTTACAGACCCCAGCAGATAAAAGCAGGTGTCTACATGTCACAATTGTCACATACACAAATCTGTGAATGTttttctggataagagtgtttgctCAACATTGAAGTGTAAAAGTATCTGTCAGTGCTTTGTGTtgagaaacacaacaaaatgctagtatttttttaattcaagaagaaagctttcatttcatttcattatgcCACTCCCTCGGGTACTTGGATCCAGATGGATCCAAAACAGACCTGGGAGAGGTCAATTTCCAGGTATTTAATCAATGGAAACTGTGacatttccatttaatgctCACTTTTCTTCATCAGTGATAATAACAAAGAGAATCTATGCATTGCATGACGCAGAggttaaaaatggaaaaatgcctATGTCGCTGCCAGGTTCATACCTGTTCGGTTGATTGATCAGTCTGTAATTCTTAGATTCTCCTGTATACACAAGTTTTTCAGCCCTGACCTAGGGCGCtgccatttttcctttttttgtgtgaggtAGGCACATAACTTCCGGCTCTAAACTGCCGGGCCAGACACAGGTAAACAGCACACGGTTTAATAGCACTCTACTGCAAGTTAGATAGAGCTGGGGTCGcaccgtgagagagagaacataacTTTAGTTTACCACACACAGAAGCTACCTATGTTAGCCtgctatgaaaatatttttatcgaTTGCAAATAAGTAGcagaaaaattgattttttaaattgactgtACCTGTTTCTCCACGACTGCCGGGTCCATGTTGGGCACCTGACGGATGGAGAATTTTCCGATGACCTTGGCAGGAATGACCGTCTTTGTGCCTGGAGCAGAGAAAGCTCCCTCAATGCCGTGAATAGTCACTGTGGGGTAGCGCCAGCGATGGGCTAGCAGGTCTACCTGGGGTTTAAGAAAAGCAGTCAAAACAGAAGTAAAGAGACACGAAACAACAGTTAGGTATATTACAAACTCTACCTAGGTACCAAAACTTATATTTCATGAACTCTATGATGCATGAAGCTAATGTCTACTGCCAAGGGCTGACTTGTAAAGAACCAATGAGAATCTCTAGTAGTATGCAGGCGCTCCCAATCTGGTTAGTCTATACTACAGAATCAGCAGTAGGCGTACAGGTTTTAATAATGTGGTCAGATAAGGTCATTGTTTATAACTGAAACTACGACTGACAGCTTTGTCTCTCAGTGtagaaaaaaaccccagaccCGAGCAGACCACACAGACATCCTGCGGTCACCTTGCTGCTGTACATGAGGTGGCTGACGCCGATCTTTTGCTTGTAGTTTTCCACATCAAACTCAATGTCCTGGTACATCTTCCACTCCTCATCCGATAGGGGGGCCACCGCCTCCGGAATCCCAGGGATGAGGATCTTTCCGCCGGGGCTAATCAGAGTGTCTGTTGGGGGAATGGAGGGGTAGGTGATGGAGGTGAGAGCATCACACATTCAGTAGTATTGCAAGACAGGGTGATGGAGCTACTGAAGAGGAAGCAGCCAAGGAATGGCAAAGAGCAAAGGTTCATTGATTCCGAGAGGAgcaaaatatgtgattataaacttaataaataataataagttaatAAAACACAGGAGAATTGCATCAAGCACGGAACCAGCGTGTATTCACTGTACATCTGCTCTCATGTTCGCTTGTTGCCGTTGTAAGGTTGCTCCTTCTTCATTCTTCTTCCCTATTTGCCTTTTGATcacctttcattttatttctccacCACCTGctattttctgattttaaatcAACAGAGCTGATGATATGTGAAAACGCAACACAAAGACTCACAAAATGAACGACAATAACAGGACTCGGGTCATCAGCAACAACTGACCATCCAAGCTCAGGAGCCATGAACACCCACCATCACCTTACACAAGCAAAGCACACCATGCCCTTCCACTAATGAGGAAGCCTTGCCTTTACATGTACCTGATCATGTATTTGAAATCATAAGCTGGTGCACTGCTGCCCCTTTTGCACCAGGTTAATGTGAGTTTCTTAAGTAAAGGCAGTTTATGTCAGTTAGGTTTTAAATCCTACCCAGTATGCCGATGAGGTCAGTCATGGGTTCGATCACAGTGCCTCCATATACTCCAGAATGCAGGTCCTGCGTAGGCCCCTCAACctgcaaataaaaaagataataaataatagaagGCAGTATGAGTATACATAAAATTGTGGTTAAGCTACAAAAAAACAGCCTATGGGGATTTTTTAAACGGCTACATAATCTtcttaaatgtaagaaaatataaCAAGGTGAGTCCAGCCCAATAATTAGTGCAAGACGTGAGGCCCCCTACTGTGAATCCATGACAACCTGATACAAAACACGCTCTATATAATCAGAAGTGGTTTAAGTGTGCTAAGggctgttcattaaaaaatcaCTTTTAGAACCAAAAGCTAAGCCTTCAACATGAGCACCAGGAAAGGAAGGAGCTGTAAGGTATTTGAAGAAGCTGTAGGTATCTTGCAGACATTCACATCGTCAGATGTGGAACTgcactctccctcctctcacctcAGCAAAGAAGTAGCAGTTTCCTCTGGTGCCGTAGGTTAGGGCTGGTCGGCGGCTCAGCCAACCGCAGTCAGAGATGACGATGTAATCCACATCAGCAAAGAAGGTATCATTCTGCGAGACGATCATGGCATCCAGACCATTGGATCCGGTCTCCTCCATGCCTTCAATGACGAACTTCACATTGACTGGGAGCTCCTGTGAAGTGAAGGTCATAGGTGAACCGACATCAGAAAGCGGCAGATTAGTTTAGAATCCCCCTTTCAcctaaaatttcaacatttatttcaataccagtattcagtatttttcctcttctttctaTACTTTCTTTACCTAGTCAGTTAAAGTTAAGTTACTGTTAAAAATGAGTCACTTTcaccaaaatgagaaaatgaacaaatgttaCGTAATAAAAGTATCAAGATtttaacagaaacataaaaataataaaagccatTTAGTTTAGGGGCATCACACTCAGTTTCCAAAGGATAGATGTGTATGCTAGTTCTTGATCCAGCATCCAGACTTCTTAATGTTCTAATTAGCCTAGCCATTTACTCCATTTGACATTTCttaattaaacaatacattAGAGTACACGTGTGACTCTGCACTAATTACCGTTCACAAATTGAACCGATTATGCTTATGTCAAATTTGCTGGAAAAACAAGTATACACATCAGCCCTGCAGGACTCAAGCTTGACACACCTCAGCATGGTTAATGTGAGTTTAATAAAGAATATCACTTACGATGCCAAGTGCTTGGTAGGCCTCCACTGTGTGAATCCAGGCCAGCACAGGAGCCTTGTTGTCTGAAGCCCCTCTTCCATAGAGATTTCCTGTGAGAAGGAGAAGAATATTCTTATGAGACAGATGCAGAATTGTGCATGGAGCCTCCCATATTGTGtacattaataattttttagaaatatataaaatagtaTAACTTTAACCTTGTATTTAAGTTAAGCCcggtcaatcatttttttatttggggagAGAGTAACACTGAATAATTATGAAACACGGGCTTGGGTTTATAATTAGCCACACTGAGTAATTATAAAACACATGCTTGGTTTTTGGTTGTGCTGCACAAATGTTCCAGTGACACttgtaatgaatgtaaatgcAGTACTGCAGTCATTGTTTCTCtttgcagggagagagacacacggGCGACACACCGTTGAGGTCGGTCAGATTGTAAGGCTCCGTGGCCCAGCCATCCTCCTTCTTGGCTGGCTGCACGTCCACGTGACCGTACACGCAGACCGTGTGCTTGGCCGAGTCACTGCCAAACTGGGCAGTGACCACCTTCGGCAAAGGGATGGAATTGCCACTGGGTAACTGGAATACAGAGTAATGAGTAAACAGaacaagcacaaacaaaaatTAGCATAGGTTAAAAATGACACTTTATCATAATGATGTGATCTCATGCAGATGGCAGTTATTTCATGTAAAGAGGTAATCATCCACAGAAAAGTCCTAAATGGAACACTCATAAACATCCATGCTTAAACAGGTTAAATGCAAGCATTGCTTCCTTCATCAttacattatgcatttttttccagcaaatTACCTTATTGCAGCACTAGCTAGTTTTATGTTTTCACATTACTTGGTTAATTAAAACTTAGTTGGGCAAGTCAAGAatcttaattaaaaatacaagaaaacacagccttgtattaaacaaaaattggtAACCCTCTAGTTTCATTCAGCCAAGTCACACCATCTGTAGGCCGTCAGTGATTGTACATACCTCCCTTACAACTGCGGCAAATTTGGTAGCTAGCTATGAAAAAGGATTTGCAATATACAACAGCCACAACCACGGCATGCACTCACCTCCTGAAGCCCAATATCCACAAGCTCCACGTTCCCACCCATTGCCTTTAGCTTCTCCGCCGTCATGTTCATCATACGCTCCACCTCCGAGCGCTTCTGCACATCACTCGAATCACTCTCCACTGCAACCCACTCCCTTAGAGTCTAAAGGACACACGCGCACCCGcgctcgcgcgcacacacacacataagcgcGCACATACACAAGGCAGCACGCACGCCCTTTTGCACACAAAGATAGCTTACATTTGATCAGGCGTTTTACACAAATTTTTATATTCGGAAAGCTGCAGGAATATGTgcgcattttaaatgtaatatgtaaaataagacTTATATACAGTGGCTAGTAATAGTCACATTACAGCCCACAAATAATGGAACCATGGTAATCAATGGACTTGCCTGCACATACTCTTCTTGGTGACTGTCGATATATTTCGTCAGTTCATCCAGCTGAAACGCCAAAGCTCTTGATCCAACAAACAACAAGGGGGCGAACAGTAGCAAACGAATCTGTCGAAAGAAAGACTATGCTGAAATAGATATTTAGGCAGGtagccaaattattattattatttattttatttttttgcattaatttaacGTTAAATTACATAATAAGTTAATGTGAATAATCTTGCTGCTTATCTTCGAAAATTCCTTCTCCAATTGATGCACGATTAATctgttgtaaaatatatttggcaCCACTTTAATTGTTTAtccgtttaaaaataaacacgtttttctagttttttgttctctttaaTTAGTATTAGTACTTCAAAACTCTAACATAACAAGTAAATAAGTAATTCTATTAATGTGCATCAAATCATAATGGAGTAGTTTACCATGCTCCCAGCAGGTCAGTTCAGCTTTCCGTGAGAATGGTGAGGACACAATTAAAGCCGATGTCCACTGTTGTTGTGGCGTTATATACCAGGCCCTTAGAAAGAACTCCTCCTTAATAATGACATAATCGTGCGAGTCCTGACAAGAGGTCAACGCGATCGTTCCTCGCATTTTCTCACTGACTAGTACGGCCATAAAAACTCATCGGATCGTATCGTAAATACAGAAAACTATAGCTTTATTGTTAGTACCCTGATGCGGACAATGGCCGAATGTCTTAGAGTTGTACTACTGGTGACAACACCAAGAGTTGAAATGAGCAAGTGTCATCTAGGGAATACATTAAACGAAATACTGTATCAACGTTTTTTGTTACGTAAACGGGATTTGCAAACACTTTTTCTTGGTTTCGACTTATTTCATCCATTGTATCCCGTGTGAGACACAGAACAGTAAACTAAGGTGTGTGTTGCACACGTTTATGTTAAAGCATTCATTGCAGCAAGGGGGGAGCAGTGCACCAAATGCTAACATTTCTGATGTTACGCAGACAGGCGCTGGACACAGCATGAACGCACAAATGGAGGGCTCCGGCTGTGCTCACCAATTAATGCCCCAACCGGGGTCAGAGGGTAGGCTAGAATTCAGTCTAATGCCACCTCAAGAAGAGTCATGTCCAAATGTGTTCCACACCCCTCATTGCAAGGCATAAGCTATTCTGTACTGGTCTGTATTCTTTATTCTAGACTATTCTATGTGCTAGCTGACGTATGATAAGTGAGTTCACCTTTTGCAAGATGAAggttgctctctctttctcttaagATATCTATGAACCTGATGATTGCAGTGCCTAGTTACAGTAGATATAGCAGAACACATATTtgatttgaatatatttgatatttgattaaaagaaatgtaaaaaaggaaaatgcactCTCGTGATTTTCTCAGTGTATCcttcaaaaatgtataaaaaacattcaattggCAAATCAATGACAAACACAATTACTTTGATTTAataaaagtttgtttgtttttttctggatcATTGTGAAGAATAAACAAATTCCAGATGTCTGGAGTGTTCCTGCCAGCTGTTGTGTCCGTTTAAATTGTCCAGCATACTTCATGGTAAATGTTGCCACAAAAGAAGGTTTTTTTATCTGAGCATattatgatgtgtgtgtatgctgtcaTGTATGTTTTCATGTCTTGCTAATTATTACATGAAAGGGAAGGAAGTCATTTGTCTGATGTCAGAAGTACTAATCAGTCAGTGAGCATGTCTAAGTAATTGGATTA carries:
- the cndp1 gene encoding cytosolic non-specific dipeptidase isoform X1, with protein sequence MIRLLLFAPLLFVGSRALAFQLDELTKYIDSHQEEYVQTLREWVAVESDSSDVQKRSEVERMMNMTAEKLKAMGGNVELVDIGLQELPSGNSIPLPKVVTAQFGSDSAKHTVCVYGHVDVQPAKKEDGWATEPYNLTDLNGNLYGRGASDNKAPVLAWIHTVEAYQALGIELPVNVKFVIEGMEETGSNGLDAMIVSQNDTFFADVDYIVISDCGWLSRRPALTYGTRGNCYFFAEVEGPTQDLHSGVYGGTVIEPMTDLIGILDTLISPGGKILIPGIPEAVAPLSDEEWKMYQDIEFDVENYKQKIGVSHLMYSSKVDLLAHRWRYPTVTIHGIEGAFSAPGTKTVIPAKVIGKFSIRQVPNMDPAVVEKQVTDYLNAVFGRRKSPNKLKVTMVIGAKPWLADTQHPLYDAGKEAVKKVFKVDPDMIREGGTIPIAKTFQDVTRKSIIMLPIGGFDDGLHSQNEKMSRYNYIEGTKLFVAYLHEVGQIKRD
- the cndp1 gene encoding cytosolic non-specific dipeptidase isoform X2: MIRLLLFAPLLFVGSRALAFQLDELTKYIDSHQEEYVQLPSGNSIPLPKVVTAQFGSDSAKHTVCVYGHVDVQPAKKEDGWATEPYNLTDLNGNLYGRGASDNKAPVLAWIHTVEAYQALGIELPVNVKFVIEGMEETGSNGLDAMIVSQNDTFFADVDYIVISDCGWLSRRPALTYGTRGNCYFFAEVEGPTQDLHSGVYGGTVIEPMTDLIGILDTLISPGGKILIPGIPEAVAPLSDEEWKMYQDIEFDVENYKQKIGVSHLMYSSKVDLLAHRWRYPTVTIHGIEGAFSAPGTKTVIPAKVIGKFSIRQVPNMDPAVVEKQVTDYLNAVFGRRKSPNKLKVTMVIGAKPWLADTQHPLYDAGKEAVKKVFKVDPDMIREGGTIPIAKTFQDVTRKSIIMLPIGGFDDGLHSQNEKMSRYNYIEGTKLFVAYLHEVGQIKRD